Proteins from one Paenibacillus amylolyticus genomic window:
- a CDS encoding DEAD/DEAH box helicase yields the protein MIREEKTLLTLMNKVPEFKEALRKLTTNQFLSDREKDFILSCAIIFLKKFKVDKRFVSLFELSYFIVLKYSVSYSDYRPLYDISINFGFYPISREIIEHDLLDDLSLSNALMDISFDRFKKEKYLETYQQQKTRTEFMEDKSNSLSFLAPTSFGKSSVVIDHIKMNNFDKVAIIVPTKSLLVQTYRAIKNSVTDKRIILHDEMYNGEDKFISIFTQERALRLLDRYDLFFNILYIDEAHNLFEKNSRSILLSRLIRKNLKRNPSQKTVYLSPLVNSSNNLLVEQQGEISEQKISHNIKEPELFEFRLNGEVFQYNRFVNEFYSLNFKGDMYSYILERQKYKNFIYIRSPKKIEAFSKLLVEELNILPKNDDITEIIDELKRYVHSEFYVIEMLKRGVMYIHGKIPDIVKEFLEYKFKTITSLKFIVANTVILEGINLPIDNLFIMNTYSLRGKELTNLIGRVNRLDTVFNQGNNELNKLLPHIHFINSAEYNGSKSQMKKKIELLRNNFFKDEIKNPTLLNFDVDSVDLEDREKVEKIISNEHLVISDGHNEVTEFKKYLINSGIYSMYELNDENVLMDFMKQVKSIDKQIPGWEQLNIIDKIHKTFIFKLVKYIKDYEINRLDIEEARNFYKMYIFNKQRYSLNKNIQDTFRYFKTRKSKEGNYLYIGETYGEIEKPSEIYRGKAKKVYVDLINKKDEELINLVIVKLKLEDDFISYKLNKFVIALFDFNLIGEQEYHRIIYGTNDEKKIKLIKTGLSVNLITKLQEDDQIKNLYFDTNNNLKMNKLFIAYKNNMNGFHRFELEKYL from the coding sequence GTGATAAGAGAAGAGAAAACTTTACTAACTTTAATGAATAAAGTACCAGAGTTTAAAGAAGCGCTTAGAAAGCTCACTACTAATCAGTTCCTATCCGATAGGGAAAAGGATTTTATATTGAGTTGTGCAATTATCTTTTTGAAAAAATTTAAAGTTGACAAAAGGTTTGTCAGTTTATTCGAACTTTCATACTTTATTGTGCTAAAATATTCTGTTAGTTATAGTGATTATAGGCCTCTATACGATATTTCAATTAACTTTGGTTTTTATCCTATTTCTAGAGAAATCATAGAGCATGATTTACTTGATGATTTGAGCCTGAGTAATGCTTTAATGGATATCTCATTTGATAGATTTAAGAAAGAAAAATATTTGGAAACTTATCAGCAACAGAAGACCAGAACTGAATTCATGGAAGATAAATCCAATTCGTTAAGTTTTTTAGCTCCCACATCATTTGGTAAGAGTTCGGTTGTTATAGATCACATAAAAATGAATAATTTTGACAAGGTTGCGATTATTGTTCCTACTAAGTCGTTGCTAGTGCAAACATATAGGGCTATTAAAAATTCTGTTACAGATAAGAGAATCATTCTTCATGACGAAATGTATAATGGAGAAGACAAATTTATTTCGATTTTCACTCAAGAAAGAGCATTAAGATTGCTGGATAGGTATGATTTATTCTTCAATATTTTGTACATCGATGAAGCTCATAATTTATTCGAAAAAAATAGTAGAAGCATTCTTTTATCAAGATTAATTAGGAAGAATCTCAAAAGGAATCCTTCTCAAAAAACTGTTTATCTATCGCCATTAGTTAATTCGAGCAACAATTTATTAGTAGAACAACAAGGTGAAATTAGTGAGCAGAAAATCTCTCATAACATAAAAGAACCTGAATTGTTTGAATTTAGGTTAAATGGAGAAGTTTTTCAGTATAATAGATTTGTGAATGAGTTCTATAGTTTGAATTTTAAAGGAGATATGTATTCATACATTCTTGAAAGACAGAAGTATAAGAATTTTATTTATATTCGAAGTCCAAAGAAAATAGAAGCTTTTTCAAAGCTGCTTGTTGAGGAGTTAAATATTTTACCTAAAAATGATGATATCACAGAGATAATTGATGAGCTAAAAAGATATGTTCATAGCGAATTTTATGTTATTGAAATGCTAAAAAGAGGGGTTATGTATATTCATGGGAAAATTCCGGATATAGTAAAAGAGTTCTTAGAGTATAAATTTAAAACCATTACCTCTTTGAAGTTTATAGTAGCTAATACAGTGATATTAGAAGGAATAAATCTTCCGATAGATAATTTGTTCATCATGAATACTTACAGTTTAAGGGGAAAGGAATTAACGAATCTTATAGGGAGAGTAAATAGACTTGATACAGTTTTCAATCAGGGAAATAACGAATTGAACAAACTTTTGCCTCATATCCATTTTATTAACAGTGCGGAATACAACGGCTCTAAATCTCAAATGAAGAAAAAAATTGAACTCTTAAGGAATAATTTTTTCAAAGATGAAATTAAAAATCCCACTCTATTAAATTTTGATGTTGATAGTGTTGATTTGGAAGATAGAGAAAAAGTTGAAAAAATTATATCTAATGAACATTTGGTGATTTCTGACGGCCATAATGAGGTAACTGAGTTTAAAAAATACTTAATTAATTCTGGAATATACTCGATGTACGAACTCAATGATGAAAATGTACTTATGGATTTTATGAAACAAGTAAAGTCTATAGACAAACAAATCCCAGGATGGGAACAACTTAATATCATTGATAAAATCCATAAAACATTTATATTTAAATTAGTGAAATATATCAAAGATTACGAAATTAACCGATTAGATATCGAAGAAGCACGAAATTTTTACAAAATGTATATTTTTAATAAGCAACGCTATTCATTGAATAAAAATATTCAAGATACTTTTAGATATTTCAAAACACGAAAGAGTAAAGAAGGCAATTATCTGTATATTGGAGAAACTTATGGGGAAATTGAAAAGCCATCAGAAATCTATCGAGGTAAGGCGAAAAAAGTTTATGTTGATCTTATCAATAAGAAAGATGAAGAGCTTATTAATCTAGTTATCGTTAAATTAAAATTAGAGGACGATTTCATTAGCTACAAGCTTAATAAATTTGTTATAGCCCTATTTGATTTTAATTTAATTGGAGAGCAAGAATATCATAGAATTATTTATGGAACCAATGATGAGAAAAAAATAAAATTAATCAAGACTGGCCTTTCTGTAAATTTAATAACTAAATTACAAGAAGATGATCAGATTAAGAACTTATATTTTGATACCAATAATAATCTTAAAATGAATAAGCTATTCATAGCTTATAAGAATAATATGAATGGCTTTCATCGATTTGAACTAGAGAAGTATCTGTAA
- a CDS encoding TetR/AcrR family transcriptional regulator — protein sequence MVQAKKDEVRKEIEYAALKVFFEKGYVDAKMSDIADEINISVGNIYTYFKNKKNSSTPLCRRIWWII from the coding sequence ATGGTGCAAGCCAAGAAAGACGAAGTCAGGAAAGAGATTGAATATGCGGCGCTCAAGGTCTTTTTTGAAAAAGGTTATGTGGATGCCAAAATGAGCGATATCGCGGATGAGATCAATATTTCCGTGGGCAATATCTATACTTATTTTAAGAACAAGAAGAACTCTTCTACTCCGTTGTGCCGCCGGATCTGGTGGATTATCTGA
- a CDS encoding ABC-2 family transporter protein — protein sequence MTLKLFGKLVFLLTKERMEYRGDFLLAVIAQIINYTGDYIIIWLFLRKFDTLAGWSWPEIALLYSLGLFTYAVGASFSFVQMRDLENQVKNGTFDSILIKPVNPYLYLVCRGFNLGYLAHVAISGSVLLWALFKLNLNLSGVEVLYLILCIIGGAMIQAGFMSVIGAVSFIWIRTNFLFTLFFKFKEFISYPLPVFGTFIQVLLTFVIPFAFINFYPAAFLLTKGTALLSSWTMWIVPVIGPLVYMLGYRLWMLSVNKYQGAGG from the coding sequence ATGACATTAAAACTTTTCGGAAAATTAGTCTTTTTGTTAACCAAAGAAAGAATGGAATATCGTGGGGACTTCCTCCTTGCAGTTATCGCTCAAATCATTAATTATACAGGAGATTATATTATTATTTGGCTTTTCCTAAGAAAGTTTGATACTCTGGCAGGCTGGTCTTGGCCTGAAATTGCGTTGTTGTACAGTCTGGGGCTGTTCACATACGCAGTAGGAGCCTCTTTTTCATTTGTGCAAATGCGGGATCTTGAGAATCAAGTGAAGAATGGGACATTTGATTCCATATTGATCAAACCCGTTAATCCATACCTATACTTGGTATGCAGGGGATTCAACTTAGGATACCTTGCACATGTGGCGATATCCGGGTCTGTGCTGCTCTGGGCACTTTTTAAGTTAAATCTGAATTTATCCGGGGTTGAAGTGCTGTACCTTATTCTCTGTATTATTGGTGGGGCCATGATTCAGGCTGGATTCATGTCGGTAATCGGAGCTGTATCTTTTATTTGGATTAGAACAAATTTTTTGTTCACCTTATTTTTTAAATTTAAGGAGTTCATATCGTATCCACTTCCTGTATTTGGCACATTCATACAAGTACTTTTAACGTTTGTCATTCCATTTGCGTTCATCAATTTCTATCCAGCTGCATTCTTGCTTACCAAAGGCACTGCGCTGTTGTCATCATGGACGATGTGGATTGTACCTGTTATAGGTCCTCTGGTTTATATGCTTGGTTATCGTCTGTGGATGTTGAGCGTGAATAAATATCAAGGTGCAGGAGGTTAA
- a CDS encoding ABC-2 family transporter protein, translating into MFGVKTFSNQLSYRSEVWLRLLGNFVAILILTEIWRAVLGNGEIEGIGVEQMITYSIINTLLTALLLTGISAKVDNSLKTGSIASELIKPLSYPLHLLSEGLGNSFYQLMFTSIPSLFIAWIFFGFLPPASATHFLFFLIALIQALAISFLLGYLISLLAFWLMNHFALNWILGGFITIFSGSFLPLWFFPESWVTITKMLPFLYLGYLPAAIYLGTITVQEIGTFILTGLAWTAGLALLVCWLWNRAIKRLVVQGG; encoded by the coding sequence ATGTTTGGTGTAAAAACATTCTCGAATCAACTTTCATATCGTTCTGAAGTATGGCTAAGATTGCTCGGGAATTTTGTGGCTATTTTAATTCTGACTGAGATCTGGAGAGCAGTACTAGGGAATGGAGAGATTGAAGGCATAGGTGTAGAGCAAATGATTACATATAGCATTATTAACACGTTGCTTACTGCTTTGCTACTTACCGGAATCAGTGCAAAAGTGGATAACAGTCTTAAAACAGGTTCCATCGCTTCGGAACTCATAAAACCTCTTTCTTATCCTCTTCATTTATTATCTGAAGGACTGGGGAATTCATTCTATCAGTTGATGTTTACTTCCATTCCTTCTTTATTCATCGCATGGATTTTCTTTGGTTTTCTTCCTCCAGCTTCGGCAACTCATTTTCTGTTTTTTTTGATTGCTTTAATCCAGGCATTGGCCATTTCGTTTTTGTTGGGGTACCTTATATCTTTATTGGCTTTTTGGCTCATGAATCACTTTGCATTAAATTGGATCTTAGGTGGATTCATCACGATTTTTTCAGGTTCCTTTTTACCCTTATGGTTTTTTCCAGAATCGTGGGTGACCATAACCAAAATGCTTCCTTTCCTGTACCTGGGATATCTTCCTGCTGCAATCTATTTAGGAACAATCACGGTTCAGGAGATAGGAACTTTTATTCTCACAGGTTTAGCATGGACTGCGGGGCTGGCTCTTCTGGTGTGCTGGTTATGGAATAGGGCGATCAAACGTCTGGTGGTCCAGGGTGGATAA
- a CDS encoding type II toxin-antitoxin system HicB family antitoxin: protein MVRTYQYYAIFNFAEDGINVTFPDLPGCITCGDSVEEALIMAKEALELFLDGEPVEDIPPPQSIMPELLNPKDKTYLIEANITYY, encoded by the coding sequence ATGGTTCGAACTTACCAATACTACGCAATTTTTAATTTTGCTGAAGATGGAATTAATGTTACATTTCCTGATCTGCCTGGATGTATCACCTGTGGCGATTCAGTTGAAGAAGCATTAATAATGGCGAAAGAAGCACTTGAATTATTTTTGGATGGAGAACCTGTTGAAGATATTCCGCCACCTCAAAGCATAATGCCTGAATTATTGAACCCTAAAGATAAAACGTATTTAATTGAAGCTAATATTACGTACTACTGA
- a CDS encoding YdeI family protein — MTDTSGNRKVDGYLKKLKTWQEESAKLREIIRDFDLTEDMKWMHPCYMLDGKNIVLIHGFKEYVAILFFKGALLKDTHGILVQQTENVQAQRQLRFTSLEQIVEQEAMIKAYIQQAIEVEQAGLQVEMKQTAEYSIPEELQQQFDENPAFRDAFEALTPGRQRAYLYYFSQPKQSKTKVSRIEKYMQPILEGKGLND; from the coding sequence ATGACGGATACAAGTGGGAATCGTAAAGTTGACGGCTATCTAAAGAAACTTAAAACGTGGCAGGAAGAGTCCGCGAAGCTGAGAGAGATTATTCGGGATTTTGACCTGACAGAGGATATGAAATGGATGCATCCTTGTTATATGCTTGATGGGAAAAACATCGTCCTAATCCATGGTTTCAAAGAGTACGTTGCGATCCTGTTCTTCAAAGGTGCTCTGCTGAAGGATACACATGGCATTTTGGTTCAGCAAACGGAGAATGTACAGGCACAACGCCAGCTTCGCTTCACCAGTCTGGAGCAGATTGTGGAGCAGGAGGCAATGATCAAAGCCTACATCCAGCAAGCGATTGAAGTGGAACAAGCCGGATTGCAAGTGGAGATGAAACAGACTGCCGAATATAGCATTCCCGAGGAACTTCAACAGCAATTCGATGAGAATCCTGCTTTCCGAGATGCATTTGAAGCACTGACACCCGGACGGCAGCGGGCCTATCTCTATTATTTCTCACAACCGAAGCAATCCAAAACAAAAGTGTCACGAATCGAGAAGTACATGCAGCCGATCCTGGAGGGCAAAGGGTTGAATGATTGA
- a CDS encoding DUF554 family protein — protein MLGIFSIVFHYMRKYPWGPLQEFMNDGYKSILNQVIGSSALIIGMSTTMSSISNRQYQIMFIIFLTLGGIIGQLINFENILSNIMNEITLIGGILALCTRLNILKITKIKVLNQLPALFVPISYAISSG, from the coding sequence ATGCTTGGTATATTTTCAATTGTTTTTCATTATATGCGGAAGTACCCGTGGGGCCCTCTCCAAGAGTTCATGAATGACGGATACAAGTCCATACTCAATCAAGTGATTGGGAGTAGCGCACTCATCATAGGCATGAGTACAACCATGAGCAGCATATCCAACAGACAATATCAGATTATGTTTATCATCTTCCTCACCTTAGGCGGGATCATTGGGCAACTGATTAATTTTGAGAACATCTTGTCCAACATCATGAACGAAATTACCCTGATCGGCGGCATCTTGGCGCTTTGTACAAGGTTAAATATTTTGAAGATTACGAAGATCAAGGTATTGAATCAACTGCCTGCCTTATTTGTCCCGATCTCTTATGCTATAAGTTCGGGTTGA
- a CDS encoding TetR/AcrR family transcriptional regulator yields MVQAKKDEVRQEIEYAALKVFFEKGYVDAKMSDIADEINISVGNIYTYFKNKKELFYAVVPPDLVDYLKNVLVETIHFDNQTLFEETDSERKSALLQEQVDVLRKYRNQIVIIFEKNKGTIYTNAKNELVELMIETKKAYLKNQYKRYEIGTEENLILLNILAHNVIDMNLDLLKRDMSEDSRKQIFEALYVYRLCGMKSLNE; encoded by the coding sequence ATGGTGCAAGCCAAGAAAGACGAAGTTAGGCAAGAGATTGAATATGCGGCACTCAAAGTCTTTTTTGAAAAAGGCTATGTGGATGCCAAGATGAGCGATATCGCGGATGAGATCAATATTTCCGTGGGCAATATCTATACTTATTTTAAGAATAAGAAAGAATTATTCTACGCTGTCGTCCCGCCGGATCTGGTGGATTATCTGAAAAATGTGCTGGTGGAGACGATCCACTTTGATAATCAGACCCTGTTCGAGGAAACGGATAGCGAGCGAAAATCGGCACTGTTGCAGGAACAAGTGGATGTATTACGGAAATACCGGAATCAGATTGTGATCATCTTCGAAAAGAATAAAGGAACGATCTACACCAACGCCAAGAATGAGCTTGTCGAGCTGATGATCGAAACCAAGAAGGCATATCTCAAGAATCAATATAAACGATATGAGATTGGCACCGAGGAAAACTTGATCCTACTGAACATCCTCGCACACAATGTAATTGACATGAACCTGGATCTATTGAAGCGAGATATGAGCGAGGACAGCCGGAAGCAAATTTTCGAAGCGTTGTATGTATACAGACTATGCGGCATGAAGAGCCTCAACGAATAA
- a CDS encoding amidohydrolase family protein, producing MNTAYALKNVHLIHGDSSRNLQKNMTILVNEQGLIQDIGKENELHIPSHYTTINLSGKYVMPGLINAHVHLFADGKPFGLSVSEGMLQFAYDRILNTKFGRNVLKKRMKRNALTALHAGVTTMRSVGEFFYTDVQLRDEINNVEFVGPNLLVSGFFLSVTGGHGAPFLALVGDSPWEARKMYG from the coding sequence ATGAACACCGCTTACGCATTAAAAAACGTCCATCTGATCCACGGCGACTCAAGCCGCAATCTGCAAAAAAACATGACCATTCTCGTCAATGAACAAGGACTTATTCAAGATATCGGCAAAGAAAATGAACTGCATATCCCAAGTCACTACACAACCATCAACCTCTCAGGGAAATACGTGATGCCAGGACTGATCAATGCCCACGTGCACCTCTTTGCAGATGGAAAACCGTTCGGTCTCTCGGTCAGTGAAGGCATGTTGCAGTTTGCCTATGATCGGATATTGAACACGAAGTTCGGCAGAAACGTTTTGAAAAAACGCATGAAACGCAACGCACTGACCGCACTTCATGCGGGTGTAACAACGATGCGCAGTGTGGGGGAATTCTTTTACACCGACGTTCAGCTGCGGGATGAGATTAACAACGTTGAGTTTGTCGGTCCTAATCTGCTTGTCTCCGGGTTTTTCCTAAGTGTAACGGGCGGACATGGCGCTCCATTCCTCGCTCTGGTGGGCGATTCTCCGTGGGAAGCACGGAAAATGTACGGCTGA
- a CDS encoding ATP-binding cassette domain-containing protein encodes MSIIDVNGITKVYRQYKRFPGLVGSLRSLVTRQYTEEIAVRDITFSIKEGEAVGYLGPNGAGKSTMIKMMTGILVPTSGQLRVLGSTPHEARQQNSQHIGVVFGQRSQLWWDLPVGDSFDLHKYIYKLPDSTYQKNLNYYSDLLALSSFIEKPVRQLSLGQRMRVEIAMALLHDPKILFLDEPTIGLDVIAKEQIREFLRMINREKKVSIVLTTHDMKDIEEICHRMIVVNKGNMVYDGSVEQLRKTLGDQRQIIIYFREEPGVIDIPGIKLIKDEGLRKTYLFEKSDRTVFDCVNQIASEHAVEDASIESADIDSVIRKLYRKLDEEDRANEL; translated from the coding sequence ATGAGCATTATTGATGTAAACGGTATCACAAAGGTTTACCGGCAATATAAAAGATTTCCGGGATTGGTTGGCTCTTTGAGAAGTCTAGTTACTAGGCAGTATACGGAGGAAATAGCAGTACGCGATATCACTTTTTCCATCAAGGAAGGAGAAGCAGTAGGTTATCTGGGCCCAAACGGTGCGGGCAAATCCACCATGATTAAGATGATGACGGGAATATTGGTTCCGACTTCTGGCCAACTAAGGGTTCTTGGTTCGACCCCCCATGAAGCCAGGCAGCAGAATTCTCAACATATTGGTGTTGTTTTTGGCCAAAGGAGTCAGTTATGGTGGGACCTTCCTGTCGGTGATTCATTCGATCTCCATAAATACATATATAAGCTCCCAGACTCCACATACCAAAAAAATCTGAACTATTATTCCGACCTTTTAGCGTTATCCTCGTTTATTGAAAAGCCTGTCCGTCAATTAAGCTTGGGGCAAAGAATGCGAGTGGAAATCGCAATGGCCTTACTGCATGATCCCAAAATTTTGTTTCTAGACGAACCAACGATTGGTCTGGATGTCATTGCTAAAGAGCAGATTAGGGAATTTCTTAGGATGATTAATCGAGAGAAGAAAGTCTCCATTGTTCTGACGACTCATGACATGAAGGATATTGAAGAAATTTGCCATCGTATGATAGTTGTGAACAAAGGCAATATGGTGTATGACGGATCTGTCGAACAACTACGAAAAACGTTGGGTGATCAGCGTCAGATTATCATTTACTTCCGGGAAGAGCCAGGCGTGATTGATATACCCGGGATTAAACTAATAAAGGACGAAGGATTAAGAAAAACGTACTTATTTGAAAAAAGCGACAGGACCGTATTTGATTGTGTGAATCAAATCGCGAGTGAGCATGCAGTTGAAGATGCTTCTATTGAAAGCGCAGACATAGATTCGGTCATTCGGAAACTCTATAGAAAATTGGACGAAGAAGATAGAGCGAATGAATTGTGA
- a CDS encoding amidohydrolase family protein, translated as MNTAYALKNVNLIHGDSSRNLQKNMTILVNEQGLIQDIGRDHELNIPSHYTTIDLSGKYVMPGLINAHVHLFADGKPFSLSVSEDMLKFAYDRILNTKFGRNVLKKRMKRNALTALHAGVTTMRSVGEFFYTDVQLREEINNGEFVGPNLLVSGFFLSVTGGHGAPFLALVSDSPWEARKNVRLNVNHGVDLIKICVTGGVTDAKMVGEAGRLQMTVEEVAAICDEAHKIGLRVAAHVESTEGVRVALRGGVDTIEHGSEMEDEIIRLYKNNPNALNGYTALIPTLQAAYPSASLDTSVTKVSRTVKENSRLVYDSMLKGVQQAIENDIIIGIGTDAAMPYVTHYDMWREMDHYMRQADLNNKQVIDMVTRTNAKILGVDDVTGTVDIGKHADLIMMEQNPLEHIEALSDISMVMVKGNLIQTPSFTRIKEVDDVLNSVW; from the coding sequence ATGAACACCGCTTACGCATTAAAAAACGTCAATCTGATCCACGGCGACTCAAGCCGCAATCTGCAAAAAAACATGACGATTCTCGTCAATGAACAAGGACTTATTCAGGATATCGGCCGAGATCATGAACTCAATATCCCAAGTCACTACACAACAATCGACCTCTCAGGGAAATACGTAATGCCTGGATTGATCAACGCCCACGTGCACCTCTTTGCAGATGGTAAACCGTTTAGTCTCTCGGTCAGTGAAGACATGTTGAAGTTCGCATATGACCGAATCCTGAATACCAAATTCGGCAGAAACGTTTTGAAAAAACGTATGAAACGCAACGCACTGACCGCACTCCATGCGGGTGTAACGACGATGCGCAGTGTGGGTGAATTCTTTTATACAGACGTGCAGCTGCGGGAGGAGATTAATAACGGTGAATTCGTCGGTCCTAATCTGCTTGTCTCCGGGTTTTTCCTAAGTGTCACGGGCGGACATGGTGCTCCATTCCTGGCGCTGGTGAGCGATTCCCCATGGGAAGCACGGAAAAATGTACGGCTAAATGTGAACCATGGCGTCGATCTCATCAAAATCTGTGTGACGGGCGGCGTGACGGATGCGAAGATGGTAGGCGAAGCAGGCCGTTTACAGATGACAGTGGAAGAAGTTGCGGCGATCTGCGATGAAGCGCATAAGATTGGCCTGCGGGTGGCAGCCCATGTGGAAAGCACGGAAGGCGTAAGGGTGGCTTTACGGGGTGGCGTCGATACGATCGAGCACGGTTCGGAGATGGAAGACGAAATCATTCGTTTGTACAAAAATAATCCCAATGCCCTGAATGGCTACACCGCACTCATCCCCACCCTGCAAGCCGCCTATCCATCCGCTTCACTGGATACCAGCGTAACGAAGGTAAGTAGAACGGTAAAAGAGAATTCCAGACTCGTCTACGATTCCATGCTCAAAGGTGTACAACAAGCGATCGAGAACGATATCATCATCGGGATCGGTACTGATGCCGCCATGCCTTATGTGACTCACTATGATATGTGGAGAGAGATGGACCACTACATGAGACAGGCCGACCTGAACAACAAACAGGTCATCGACATGGTAACTCGAACCAATGCGAAGATCTTAGGCGTTGATGATGTAACAGGGACGGTGGATATCGGGAAACATGCCGATCTGATTATGATGGAGCAAAATCCGCTGGAACATATCGAAGCCTTGTCAGACATCTCTATGGTCATGGTCAAAGGAAATCTAATTCAAACACCATCTTTCACAAGAATCAAAGAAGTCGACGATGTTCTAAACTCAGTTTGGTGA
- a CDS encoding amidohydrolase family protein: MGSTENVRLNVKHGVDLIKICVTGGVTDAKMVGEAGRLQMTVEEVAAICDEAHKIGLRVATHVESTEGVRVALQGGVDTIEHGSEMDDEIIRLYKNNPNALNGYTALIPTLQAAYPSASLDTSVTKVSATVKENSRLVYDSMLKGVQQAIENNITIGIGTDAAMPYVTHYDMWREMDHYMRQTNLNNKQVIDMVTRTNAKILGVDDVTGTVDIGKHADLIIMEQNPLEHIEALSDISMVMVKGNLIQTPSVTRIKEVDDVLNSVW; encoded by the coding sequence GTGGGAAGCACGGAAAATGTACGGCTGAATGTGAAACACGGTGTAGATCTGATCAAAATCTGTGTGACGGGCGGCGTGACGGATGCGAAAATGGTGGGCGAAGCTGGTCGTTTACAGATGACGGTGGAGGAAGTTGCGGCGATCTGTGACGAAGCGCATAAGATTGGCCTGCGGGTGGCAACCCATGTGGAAAGCACGGAAGGTGTGCGCGTTGCGCTACAAGGTGGCGTCGACACCATCGAGCACGGTTCGGAGATGGACGACGAAATCATTCGTTTGTACAAAAATAATCCCAATGCCCTGAATGGCTACACCGCACTCATCCCCACCCTGCAAGCCGCCTATCCCTCCGCTTCACTGGATACCAGCGTAACGAAGGTCAGTGCAACGGTAAAAGAAAATTCCAGACTGGTCTATGATTCCATGCTCAAAGGTGTACAACAAGCGATCGAAAACAACATCACCATTGGGATCGGTACCGATGCCGCCATGCCTTACGTGACTCACTATGATATGTGGAGGGAGATGGACCACTACATGAGACAGACCAACCTGAACAACAAACAGGTCATCGACATGGTGACTCGAACCAATGCGAAGATCCTGGGCGTTGACGATGTTACAGGGACGGTGGATATCGGGAAACATGCCGATCTGATTATCATGGAGCAAAATCCACTGGAACATATTGAGGCCTTGTCCGACATCTCGATGGTCATGGTCAAAGGAAATCTAATTCAAACACCATCTGTCACAAGGATCAAAGAAGTCGACGATGTTCTAAACTCAGTTTGGTGA
- a CDS encoding EVE domain-containing protein: MRSTTEALKSLETADGRYWIGVVSASHVNVAVEGGFAQLCHGKSAMLRQMSQGDWMIYYSPRTEISTGKPLQAFTAIGQIIDDRVYQYQMSESFVPFRRDLRYLPCREVKIATLLDQLSFTRGNRNWGFPFRKGHCEIGAEDFMMIASAMLENDSQSLLDTRLNETLLSGGSPRQL, from the coding sequence ATGAGAAGTACAACGGAAGCATTGAAATCATTGGAAACGGCAGACGGTAGGTATTGGATTGGTGTTGTATCTGCTTCTCATGTGAATGTAGCCGTAGAGGGAGGGTTTGCGCAGCTGTGCCATGGCAAGTCAGCGATGTTGCGCCAGATGTCCCAGGGTGATTGGATGATATACTATTCTCCACGTACGGAGATATCAACAGGGAAGCCACTTCAGGCTTTTACCGCTATTGGTCAGATTATCGACGACAGGGTCTACCAATATCAGATGTCGGAATCCTTTGTACCCTTTCGCCGAGATCTCCGTTATCTTCCATGTCGAGAAGTAAAGATCGCAACGTTGTTAGACCAACTCAGTTTTACGCGTGGCAATCGCAATTGGGGGTTTCCATTTCGTAAAGGCCATTGCGAGATTGGGGCTGAAGACTTCATGATGATAGCTTCCGCGATGTTAGAAAATGATTCACAGTCACTGCTGGATACTCGTTTAAACGAGACATTACTATCTGGAGGATCACCAAGGCAACTTTGA